In Hevea brasiliensis isolate MT/VB/25A 57/8 chromosome 13, ASM3005281v1, whole genome shotgun sequence, a single genomic region encodes these proteins:
- the LOC110633218 gene encoding uncharacterized protein LOC110633218 translates to MGRGRGKGKKLTVSNHDDPGSGEEEKIPAQKRRGRPQKPLKDDIDDEEVEKIGEEDGENGKTGITSTETKSPIAAENGKKRKRYSQAKEKPDSVKEENGVATRSTTEDSTKSNGFRHNGSRRKNKPRRAAEAGVECK, encoded by the coding sequence ATGGGTAGAGGTAGAGGAAAGGGAAAAAAGTTGACCGTCAGCAATCATGATGATCCTGGAAGTggtgaggaagagaaaattcctgCACAGAAAAGAAGGGGAAGGCCACAAAAACCACTGAAAGATGATATTGATGATGAAGAAGTTGAAAAAATAGGGGAGGAAGATGGAGAGAATGGAAAAACAGGCATTACAAGCACAGAGACAAAAAGTCCAATAGCAGCAGAAAATGGAAAGAAGAGGAAACGCTACTCACAGGCAAAGGAGAAACCTGATTCAGTGAAGGAAGAAAATGGTGTTGCTACCAGATCGACTACTGAGGACTCAACTAAATCTAATGGATTTCGACATAATGGAAGCAGGCGGAAAAACAAGCCTCGTAGAGCTGCTGAGGCAGGTGTTGAATGCAAGTGA